Proteins encoded by one window of Nicotiana tabacum cultivar K326 chromosome 10, ASM71507v2, whole genome shotgun sequence:
- the LOC142165495 gene encoding uncharacterized protein LOC142165495: MEILKQIQVNIPLIDALREMSGYAKMMKDLMSRKFDFQDLATITLTQTCSIVMIRPITEKLPDRESFTISCTIGSYAFIKSLCDLGASINFMPLSIYERLGIGKARPTSMLLHLADRTMKRPSGILDDVLLQVGKFVFPIDFVLLDCQVDEEIPIILGRPFLATWRALIDCGTREINMRLNDEEITFNM; encoded by the coding sequence atggagataTTAAAGCAGATTCAGGTGAATATCCCATTGATTGATGCATTAAGAGAGAtgtctggttatgcaaaaatgatgaaggacttgatgtctcgcAAGTTCGACTTTCAAGACTTGGCAACTATAACACTAACTCAGACCTGTAGTATTGTCATGATAAGACCCATAACTGAGAAGCTACCCGACCGAGAGAGTTTCACAATTTCGTGCACCATAGGCAGCTATGCTTTTATTAAATCATTGTGTGATTTGGGGGCGAGCATAAACTTTATGCCCTTGTCTATCTATGAAAGGTTAGGCATTGGAAAggcaagacccacatccatgttaCTACATCTAGCCGACCGAACGATGAAAAGGCCATCAGGTATACTTGATGATGTACTTTTGCAGGTTGGAAAGTTTGTGTTTCCGATAGATTTTGTCCTTCTGGACTGCCAGGTTGAtgaagagattcccataattttgggaaggccattcttGGCCACATGGAGAGCTCTAATTGATTGTGGAACTAGGGAGATAAATATGAGGCTGAACGATGAAGAAATAACATTCAACATGTAG